From Poecile atricapillus isolate bPoeAtr1 chromosome Z, bPoeAtr1.hap1, whole genome shotgun sequence, one genomic window encodes:
- the MAMDC2 gene encoding MAM domain-containing protein 2 isoform X1, with the protein MLRLCLLAAHALRLAGAALLSPGSCTFEDSACGYQWDYAHLPWTLHGEGHYISVDTSYEGEKAVLSSPDLYSEEWSCVRLIYQIATTSDTSPDPARLNLYLRQEGESFDRLLWSAKEPSDSWLIASLDLTNSTKKYKLVLEGEMGQDKSTSIAVFEIKITSGYCIECDFEENHLCGYVNRWNPNVNWFVGGGNIQNSQSILPKDHTLNSALGHYMYVDSVYVKHFQEVAQLISPKTMAPISGCLSFYYQLKQESSIVFTVYLRDMSGFYEEIWKTESALNADWALAEVDFNAPYPMEVIFEVAFNSAKGGYVALDDISFSPVYCSNHTGTPFNPANAGCNFEEDLCNFYQDHKDGPGWSRVKVKRNVYRAGDHTTGFGYYLLANTKFTSQPEYIGRLYGPTLPGNLQFCLRFYYALYGFFKMSGTLAVYIFEENHVVQEKIWSVLDSPKGVWTQAEISFKKPMPCKVVFVSWCKSFWDCGLVALDDVSLSLGSCQAADLLLPSPGECTFEKDECVFTQKKRGRGSWHRKRGPTPTSYTGPKGDHTTGVGYYMYIEASNMVYGQRAYLVSRSLRGTSGKQCLTFFYHMYGSGTGLLSVYLKKEGDDEEIPLWRRTGEQSISWLRGLIEYESDRNYQIIFEAIRGVSIRSDTAIDDILFQTGPCLEVEEIQFSSGYPDSLNEIEY; encoded by the exons GACATTACATTTCTGTGGACACATCCTACGAGGGTGAGAAAGCAGTGCTGTCCAGCCCTGATCTGTACTCCGAGGAATGGAGCTGTGTCAGACTGATCTATCAGATAGCAACAACTTCAGACACCTCACCTGATCCTGCCAGGCTCAACCTGTACCTGAGGCAGGAAGGAGAAAGTTTTGATCGTTTGCTGTGGTCAGCCAAGGAGCCATCAGACAGCTGGCTCATAGCTAGCTTAGATTTAACAAACAGCACAAAGAAGTATAAG CTTGTACTGGAAGGTGAAATGGGACAAGATAAATCCACCAGTATAGCCGTTTTTGAAATCAAAATAACTTCTGGATATTGTATTG AATGTGACTTTGAAGAAAATCATCTTTGTGGCTATGTGAACCGCTGGAATCCTAACGTCAACTGGTTTGTTGGTGGAGGGAACATTCAGAATTCTCAGTCTATCCTGCCCAAAGACCACACACTTAACAGTGCACTGG GTCACTATATGTATGTGGACTCTGTTTACGTCAAACATTTTCAGGAAGTGGCCCAGCTAATCTCACCAAAGACCATGGCCCCAATATCTGGCTGCTTATCTTTTTATTATCAGCTTAAGCAGGAAAGCAGCATTGTTTTTACTGTTTACCTCAGAGACATGAGTGGCTTTTATGAAGAGATCTGGAAAACAGAGAGTGCACTAAATGCAGACTGGGCACTGGCAGAAGTCGACTTTAACGCGCCGTATCCCATGGAG GTAATATTTGAAGTTGCTTTCAACAGTGCCAAGGGAGGTTATGTTGCCCTTGATgacatttctttctctccgGTTTACTGCAGCAATCACACAG GAACTCCTTTCAATCCTGCCAATGCAGGCTGCAATTTTGAGGAAGATCTGTGTAATTTTTACCAAGATCACAAAGACGGTCCAGGGTGGAGCAGAGTGAAAGTGAAGCGCAATGTGTATAGAGCAGGAGATCACACTACTGGATTCG GTTATTATTTGTTGGCAAACACAAAGTTTACATCACAGCCTGAGTACATTGGACGTCTGTATGGCCCAACCCTGCCAGGAAACTTGCAGTTTTGTCTGCGTTTTTATTATGCCTTGTATGGGTTTTTCAAGATGAGTGGCACTCTTGCAGTTTATATCTTTGAGGAGAATCATGTCGTTCAAGAGAAAATCTGGTCTGTCTTGGACTCTCCAAAAGGAGTTTGGACTCAAGCTGAAATCTCCTTCAAAAAGCCTATGCCTTGCAAG GTTGTCTTTGTCAGCTGGTGTAAAAGCTTCTGGGACTGTGGACTTGTGGCATTGGATGATGTATCATTGAGCCTGGGaagctgccaggctgctg ATTTGTTGCTGCCCAGTCCTGGAGAATGCACTTTTGAGAAAGATGAGTGTGTGTTTACCCAGAAGAAGAGAGGTCGTGGGAGCTGGCACAGGAAGAGGGGTCCAACTCCCACGTCTTACACTGGACCAAAAGGAGACCACACTACTGGGGTAG GATACTACATGTATATAGAGGCATCTAATATGGTCTATGGACAGAGAGCATACCTAGTTTCAAGATCACTAAGAGGAACATCTGGAAAACAGTGCCTGACATTTTTCTATCATATGTATGGATCTGGGACTGGATTATTAAGTGTTTATCTAAAAAAGGAAGGAGATGATGAAGAGATACCATTGTGGAGGAGGACAGGGGAACAAAGCATCTCATGGCTAAGGGGACTGATAGAATATGAAAGTGATAGAAACTACCAG ATTATTTTTGAGGCAATCCGCGGTGTGTCAATAAGAAGTGACACTGCTATTGATGATATTCTGTTCCAGACAGGACCTTGTTTGG AAGTGGAAGAAATTCAATTCTCATCAGGCTATCCTGACAGCTTAAACGAAATTGAGTATTAA
- the MAMDC2 gene encoding MAM domain-containing protein 2 isoform X2, giving the protein MLRLCLLAAHALRLAGAALLSPGSCTFEDSACGYQWDYAHLPWTLHGEGHYISVDTSYEGEKAVLSSPDLYSEEWSCVRLIYQIATTSDTSPDPARLNLYLRQEGESFDRLLWSAKEPSDSWLIASLDLTNSTKKYKLVLEGEMGQDKSTSIAVFEIKITSGYCIECDFEENHLCGYVNRWNPNVNWFVGGGNIQNSQSILPKDHTLNSALGHYMYVDSVYVKHFQEVAQLISPKTMAPISGCLSFYYQLKQESSIVFTVYLRDMSGFYEEIWKTESALNADWALAEVDFNAPYPMEVIFEVAFNSAKGGYVALDDISFSPVYCSNHTGTPFNPANAGCNFEEDLCNFYQDHKDGPGWSRVKVKRNVYRAGDHTTGFGYYLLANTKFTSQPEYIGRLYGPTLPGNLQFCLRFYYALYGFFKMSGTLAVYIFEENHVVQEKIWSVLDSPKGVWTQAEISFKKPMPCKVVFVSWCKSFWDCGLVALDDVSLSLGSCQAADLLLPSPGECTFEKDECVFTQKKRGRGSWHRKRGPTPTSYTGPKGDHTTGDTTCI; this is encoded by the exons GACATTACATTTCTGTGGACACATCCTACGAGGGTGAGAAAGCAGTGCTGTCCAGCCCTGATCTGTACTCCGAGGAATGGAGCTGTGTCAGACTGATCTATCAGATAGCAACAACTTCAGACACCTCACCTGATCCTGCCAGGCTCAACCTGTACCTGAGGCAGGAAGGAGAAAGTTTTGATCGTTTGCTGTGGTCAGCCAAGGAGCCATCAGACAGCTGGCTCATAGCTAGCTTAGATTTAACAAACAGCACAAAGAAGTATAAG CTTGTACTGGAAGGTGAAATGGGACAAGATAAATCCACCAGTATAGCCGTTTTTGAAATCAAAATAACTTCTGGATATTGTATTG AATGTGACTTTGAAGAAAATCATCTTTGTGGCTATGTGAACCGCTGGAATCCTAACGTCAACTGGTTTGTTGGTGGAGGGAACATTCAGAATTCTCAGTCTATCCTGCCCAAAGACCACACACTTAACAGTGCACTGG GTCACTATATGTATGTGGACTCTGTTTACGTCAAACATTTTCAGGAAGTGGCCCAGCTAATCTCACCAAAGACCATGGCCCCAATATCTGGCTGCTTATCTTTTTATTATCAGCTTAAGCAGGAAAGCAGCATTGTTTTTACTGTTTACCTCAGAGACATGAGTGGCTTTTATGAAGAGATCTGGAAAACAGAGAGTGCACTAAATGCAGACTGGGCACTGGCAGAAGTCGACTTTAACGCGCCGTATCCCATGGAG GTAATATTTGAAGTTGCTTTCAACAGTGCCAAGGGAGGTTATGTTGCCCTTGATgacatttctttctctccgGTTTACTGCAGCAATCACACAG GAACTCCTTTCAATCCTGCCAATGCAGGCTGCAATTTTGAGGAAGATCTGTGTAATTTTTACCAAGATCACAAAGACGGTCCAGGGTGGAGCAGAGTGAAAGTGAAGCGCAATGTGTATAGAGCAGGAGATCACACTACTGGATTCG GTTATTATTTGTTGGCAAACACAAAGTTTACATCACAGCCTGAGTACATTGGACGTCTGTATGGCCCAACCCTGCCAGGAAACTTGCAGTTTTGTCTGCGTTTTTATTATGCCTTGTATGGGTTTTTCAAGATGAGTGGCACTCTTGCAGTTTATATCTTTGAGGAGAATCATGTCGTTCAAGAGAAAATCTGGTCTGTCTTGGACTCTCCAAAAGGAGTTTGGACTCAAGCTGAAATCTCCTTCAAAAAGCCTATGCCTTGCAAG GTTGTCTTTGTCAGCTGGTGTAAAAGCTTCTGGGACTGTGGACTTGTGGCATTGGATGATGTATCATTGAGCCTGGGaagctgccaggctgctg ATTTGTTGCTGCCCAGTCCTGGAGAATGCACTTTTGAGAAAGATGAGTGTGTGTTTACCCAGAAGAAGAGAGGTCGTGGGAGCTGGCACAGGAAGAGGGGTCCAACTCCCACGTCTTACACTGGACCAAAAGGAGACCACACTACTGGG GATACTACATGTATATAG